ctGTACAAGCATCTTACCACCTTTCTTATCTTTGTCTTCATTTCTGCTGGCAAATGATTAGGAAATCTTTCTCTCAATCAGTGTGAACTggatgtaaaagtttatttttagcaCGCTTCCAGGGTTATTGAATGAAGATTAGAGTTATTTAACCTGCCATTAGTGGTTTCATTGCAGCAATGCTAGATGCTTTGGTGTTATGcttttatttcaaatacttttGCTTTTTCCTTATTATTGAGCGGCtttaaaacaagtatgcagattaggcATTTGCTTCTGCTGTTTATGTCAGGAACTCGATTTTTTTTGTTCCCCCTATATGTTTCAATTTTAGGATAATTTCTTGCGAGGAGACAATTCACGTAAAGTTCAACACCAGCAGCAGAGAAAACCCAGGAAAAAGACCAAGCCCCCTGCACTTaccaaaaaacacaagaaaaagagGAGGCGGGGTCCTAAACGCCCTCAGAAGCCCATCCCACCTGCAGTGCCACAAGGCAATCTCTGTATGCCCAGCAGCCTCTCACTGCCAGTTGAAGTCTCCAGTATAAggtaaggactttttttttttttttttgaatgtataGTTAGGGAATAGGGAATTTATGTCTTCATAAATCTCTCCTTTATGGATGTTTTTTGTAAACATACTACATCTCTGAGCTGTAATTTTTATATACCCAGtgaatattttaaagctaaactccagacgcAACGAACCTAATTTACTACTGTATAGTGAAACCTACAGCTTTGCTTGCATCTCAGTTTCCTTCACCTCCTGGAAATTCATCAAAGGAACTTGCTGTTTTATTTGACTGCTACGCTTGAAGATTATGAAGAGACCTTCATTTTAAAGAAGAGGGACCTGGAACAAAGTTAAAAAAGCTAGTTGTGACTGGCGTTCATCTTTAAGCATGCATCAGTCTAGCTATATAGTATTCATTTGTTCACATACCATGCATGTATCGATTGTTGGGCTAGCGGAATGAGTCAAAGTTTTTCCTTTATGGACATCAAAGCATTGATAGACTGAATGGATTAAAAAAGAATGATATTTCCTCACATTCCTGGTGTGTCTCTGGGACAAGAAATGAAGATATGTCTCttcaataatacaaacaaaaaatggcttcaaaccccccccccccacacacgcACAATATTCATACTTGAAAAGAAGCATTTGGGCTAGAAACACTTTATTATGCTTTTCATCTTTCACATTTTATCaacattgtattataaataaaggcTGAGTAATACAGAATTCTGTTCCATCAATTTTGCAGAAGTCCATCAACACCAGACTTAAGCACTGAAGAGCTACCTGATGACATCACTAGTGAAATCACTGACATTCCTCATGACCTAGAACTGAATCAGGAAGATTTCTCTGATGTCCTCCCACGCCTGCCTGATGACCTACAGgactttgatttttttgaagGTAAACATAGCATACAAACAATTTCATTTGTGAAcactattttctctttttctgttgtttatattatcatttttggCCAGAAACTCCTTCATGGGTCTGTAGGTTTCACTTTGTACTCAAACACTTACGATGGAGAAGTAGAAATGAAGAGAACAAGACTAATTGCCTGTAAATCTTTACCTATTACTGACTTGCCATGCAGTGTTAATGTGACTATCTTGGATAAGTAAAGATTTGCTTATTCCTATGCTGAAACTGCCCCTTTGGTGACTGATGAGTGATAAAGGAATAATCAAGCCTTTCAGAAAACACAGATTAACAGAAATACATAGGAACATGGAAGACCTTTCACTATAGGGGCCTTAATCACAACTTTCTTTGCAGCAATAGGAACTATGAGCAGCATAGTAATGATCACTAAATCTCATTTCAGATCTCAAGCTTAGAAGTCACAGACAGCAGTACCGTTAATATCACTGCAAATATTCAGATTTGAAGTATAGGGGTGACTAGCCGCTGGAAAATAACTTGTAACTTATTTCTAAGATTATTAAGACGCCACTAACATACTTTAATATTCCCAATAAAGTGGCAAATCTTCTACTgcaaaagagaaattagaagcaGACCTGTAGTAAGTGGTGATGTCACATGCTCTTAGAGCATGATCCGAAGTCACATACCGGATTAgtgattaaaaatattacatgaatTTACTTTCTAAAAGTTGATTTTGCCTTTAGTTAAGTTATAAGTTATGTAAATGccaataaactttattattcaTTGCATGCATTAGTAACATTACTATTATACTACttaattcaatttatttcagGTAAAAATGGAGACCTTCTCCCAACAACTGAAGAAGCAGAGGAATTGGAGCGGGCTCTTCAAGCAGTTACATCTCTAGAATGTTTAAGTTCCATTGCGGTGCTGACCCAGAGTGATAGTGTTACTGGTCAGGATCTTTCAGAGCGTGGAATGACATCATCATTCTCTGCAGGGTCCGGAACCACAGGGATCCACTCACTGAGCAGAGAAGATCATGCAGACCTTGGAAAATTACTAAATGGGCGTATGGTTCATGAAAACTTTTCCAGTCTGGAACTGGATGAAAACCTCCTTGGTCGTGCTACGTTGTCTAGCCCACCTACACCTCTAAGTGGGCATATTCATAGGCAGTTTGCATCATCTGCCAATGTTGGCCTTAGTTCTGCCACTCTAATAAGCCACAGCTCGCTTGAAGAGAGGTCTTTCACGGGTACATACCATGAACTTCATGAAAGCAGCCATTCTTCCCAGCGGCCTCTACCTGTAGAAATTCTAAGCAAGACAGAAAATGTTATCACCTCACAACAGCAATACAGCAGTGACCATCGACATTCTTCTCCTCATGATAGCCATTATGACAGTGAGCATGTTCCTTCACCATATAGCGACCAAATTACATCTCCACATGCTGCCTCCTTCGCTGGTGATGGTTTaacagatacattttcttcagaGGTGCCCATTATTACACAGCACTTGCTCACAACTCAAATGGAGGTGCCTCTAAGCGGGGTGGTAAATGCTCAGTCTCATTGGGGTAATCTACCTGTGAACCTTAGTGATCCATCAACATTCAGCACCTTCCTCAGTTCTGATGGGCACCTTCTCTCTACATCTTTGTCCACCCCTCAGGCTGTCTCTCATTCAGAGCCTTCACAGCCTACCTTTTCCACTGTGACCCCTAACAGCTCTAACATGCTTCCGGGGTTACCACAGACAAGTTTCAGTGGCCTAAGCCCCCCTCCCTCTGAACTCATGGATTCTTCACCCTCAAAACTACAACTCCCGCAATTCATTGCAGCCTTTGGCCATCAGCTGACTTCTCACAGTGGCATCCCCAAAGACCTGCAACCCAGCCATAGCTCCATTGCTCCTCCTGCAGGATTTACTGTAACAGGTGCCACAGCTACAAGTACCAACAACACCTCTTCGGTCACAGAATCTAACTGATATCCTTGCCTGTTTAAAGAACAAGTAGAATGACAAGCGATTATCACTTTCAACGCCTCTTATCACATTTCCCCTGgagtatatatttttcacattaattAAAGGAGACATGTATTTAGTACAGTGTCCTCCGTGTGCTGTAATGGCACTGGTGCTCCTATTTTCCTTGTTGTCTGCTTTCCCGTTTTTATTCCCAGACTATTGACGCTGGGTTCTAAAACTTTCTGCTTGGCTTCTGACTACAGGAAATATGCATCATGTCTTTTACTACCTGATGTTGGCCACCTGGATATATGTAGTTTTTGTAGAGCTGCAAAGCCGTGGCTGTAAGCAGGTTAGGCTATCAAGGAAAGTGCGCTTTCCATGAAAGGGCAGTAATTGGACAGTACTGCTTCTtcgtacccccccccccttttttttaatgcagtttgaACCCAGTGTCCTTTTCTATAGAAATTAAGCTACCCCAATCTTGTTccgtgtgtatgtgtgtgagaGCTGTGTGCGTGCCGGTGTGTGCTGTAGAAATCAATGAAATCCCAAATTTTAGGGGTGGTGTTGCTagcactttttttctatttaaatttttttttttatttaattagcttccattccatgttttcttctATACTCCTGGTTTATGGGTATGAAGTATGAAGCTATATGCATGGTGTATAACATGAAGTATTTATGGCATGAAAAAGACGGAGAAAATACTAAATTGAGTTGAACTTGCCTACAGGCATATAATGCATGGTTTGGTTCAATTAGTTAATAGCCAATACTGAAAACATTCTTATTCCACCATCTATTTTCTatccttttgtttatttttatttatttctttgcacaTTTGCCCTTGTTAGTTTCTACCAACAAAGAGCATAGTTCTGAGTAATTTGATTAAAGCTATTTGAAGGACCTTCATCCTGCTTCTGTAGTCTAGAGATTAAAGTGGTTTCCTTTTGGCATTGGTTTgtgaataaatattgtaattgtcaGGTTAAAGGCTAGTTAAATATTGATTATCACTAATGCATCAGTTTAAGATtaacagacttaaaaaaaaaaaaacaatatatttatcattgcTCCTACCCTC
The Pyxicephalus adspersus chromosome 7, UCB_Pads_2.0, whole genome shotgun sequence genome window above contains:
- the INO80D gene encoding INO80 complex subunit D, which encodes MYEGKHIHFSEVDNKPLCSYSPKLCKQRRLNGYAFCIRHVLEDKTAPFKQCEYVAKYNSQRCTNPIPKSEDRRYCNSHLQVLGFIPKKERKKKNDALEDVKARNQMETVAFSLTVPTLALKMPNGLDGMTLSPPGARLPLHYLETDLDDSFTVEEEEEELRKGASIKKKLQSKLAQNRQRQKESEILKVHQEHFSPHPAPSQLQPLSLQEQQMLVQPVPTSLKSTGPTQSLTCTSPQPQNTSLPVQGASPVMHTLAQTRNLSNKRPLSATPLSTEPPRSDKIQVTASALPTYSSCVSRLQRLMKLCTHKRQLETDLFPHLGLDWSEDSSEEQDESDRASPYQVAWSFRESLQHDCKKYNAEEAHSRSSRVAQLCTYFQQKYKHLCRLERAESCHKKYRHTFRKALQKAATKEPESAGQLIQELQMAAHMKTRPIQPELRGSEPILCSATVKSQICSNRALPYTRHCFQHILSNTSQQLFTSCTAKFADGQQCSVPVFDITHQTPLCEEHAKKMDNFLRGDNSRKVQHQQQRKPRKKTKPPALTKKHKKKRRRGPKRPQKPIPPAVPQGNLCMPSSLSLPVEVSSIRSPSTPDLSTEELPDDITSEITDIPHDLELNQEDFSDVLPRLPDDLQDFDFFEGKNGDLLPTTEEAEELERALQAVTSLECLSSIAVLTQSDSVTGQDLSERGMTSSFSAGSGTTGIHSLSREDHADLGKLLNGRMVHENFSSLELDENLLGRATLSSPPTPLSGHIHRQFASSANVGLSSATLISHSSLEERSFTGTYHELHESSHSSQRPLPVEILSKTENVITSQQQYSSDHRHSSPHDSHYDSEHVPSPYSDQITSPHAASFAGDGLTDTFSSEVPIITQHLLTTQMEVPLSGVVNAQSHWGNLPVNLSDPSTFSTFLSSDGHLLSTSLSTPQAVSHSEPSQPTFSTVTPNSSNMLPGLPQTSFSGLSPPPSELMDSSPSKLQLPQFIAAFGHQLTSHSGIPKDLQPSHSSIAPPAGFTVTGATATSTNNTSSVTESN